A single Cucumis melo cultivar AY chromosome 4, USDA_Cmelo_AY_1.0, whole genome shotgun sequence DNA region contains:
- the LOC127149049 gene encoding probable O-methyltransferase 3, whose protein sequence is MVAPWESMSSWLRSGEYVSAFEMVNGKSIWKYMEVEPSFGTLVHQTMVYDSQLIGKLVGREEFRTVFEGMKSMVDVGGEGIMAKAIVEAFPHINCIVLDLPYQTTEDLNVIGEGNLFEEIQIPPTDAVLLKSILHKCNDEESIRILTKCKGAIMNNSSGEGRGKVIIIEAVLEKENQMEDKESIETQLCGDVLMMATFNTTKRNEKEWKTLFLAAGFSHYSITSFLGLRSLIELYP, encoded by the exons ATGGTGGCTCCTTGGGAGAGCATGAGCAGCTGGTTGAGGAGTGGAGAGTATGTGTCTGCCTTTGAGATGGTGAATGGGAAGTCAATATGGAAGTATATGGAGGTTGAGCCTAGTTTCGGGACTTTAGTTCATCAAACAATGGTGTATGATTCTCAATTGATTGGTAAACTTGTGGGGAGGGAGGAGTTTAGAACGGTGTTTGAGGGGATGAAATCTATGGTTGATGTTGGTGGGGAAGGGATTATGGCTAAAGCCATTGTGGAAGCATTCCCACATATCAATTGCATTGTTCTTGATCTTCCCTACCAAACTACAGAAGATTTGAACGTTATTGGAGAGGGAAACTTGTTTGAAGAAATACAAATTCCGCCAACAGATGCAGTCTTGCTCAAG TCAATTCTACACAAGTGCAACGATGAAGAAAGCATAAGAATACTAACGAAGTGTAAAGGTGCAATTATGAATAACAGTAGTGGTGAAGGGCGTGGGAAAGTGATAATCATAGAGGCAGTGTTGGAAAAGGAAAACCAAATGGAAGATAAGGAATCAATTGAAACTCAGCTTTGTGGTGATGTGTTGATGATGGCTACTTTTAACACTACAAAAAGAAATGAGAAAGAATGGAAGACTCTCTTCTTAGCAGCTGGTTTTAGTCACTATAGCATTACTTCTTTCTTGGGTTTAAGGTCTCTTATTGAACTCTACCCTTGA
- the LOC103502830 gene encoding uncharacterized protein LOC103502830 — protein sequence MGIKVLSVQNMVSWSCFHLMKNALPPDPASDNTNIKLILSDGVVRIYHRPIYVSEVLLEFPKHSVCRSDSFYIGQKIPPLSDQDLLQLGHKYFLLPTPFFHSVLSFVTIASFFSSSNSNNKNRFINNAAACHCPFDLQRTPSGCLRIRVSDEFISQLLEQGNNPKPLPPQQTPSLPLGKICTTPQLAKDYTQLVRTRRWKPKLETIKETQKKRVSSFGLKKAIPFQSTPIRSAYPLPHLRSIHFAYKHKIRIKSRS from the coding sequence atggGGATCAAGGTTCTAAGCGTTCAGAATATGGTTTCTTGGTCTTGTTTTCATTTGATGAAGAATGCTCTTCCCCCAGATCCAGCCTCCGATAACACCAACATCAAACTTATTCTTTCCGACGGTGTTGTTAGAATCTACCACCGACCCATTTATGTTTCTGAGGTTTTACTTGAATTCCCTAAGCATTCGGTTTGTCGATCTGATTCTTTTTACATCGGTCAGAAAATCCCTCCTCTCTCCGATCAAGACCTCCTCCAACTCGGCCATAAATACTTTCTCCTCCCTACCCCCTTCTTCCACTCTGTTCTCTCTTTTGTCACTATcgcttctttcttctcttcttccaaCAGCAACAATAAGAATAGATTCATTAACAACGCCGCCGCCTGCCACTGTCCCTTTGACCTCCAACGCACACCTTCTGGCTGCCTCAGAATCCGTGTCTCTGATGAGTTCATTTCTCAATTACTGGAACAGGGGAACAACCCTAAACCTCTCCCACCGCAACAAACTCCCTCTTTACCTCTTGGCAAAATATGCACTACGCCTCAGTTGGCTAAGGATTATACACAGCTTGTTAGAACCCGGAGATGGAAGCCGAAGCTTGAGACCATTAAAGAGACGCAGAAGAAACGGGTTTCCAGTTTTGGGTTGAAGAAAGCTATCCCATTTCAATCTACGCCCATCCGATCGGCTTACCCACTTCCTCATCTTCGTTCCATTCACTTTGCTTATAAGCACAAGATTCGAATCAAATCCAGGAGTTGA